ATGGCCGGTGTCATGGCCGTCGCCATGATCGGCGGGCCGCTGGTCGGCGGCAGCATCACCGACCACCTCGGCTGGCGCTGGAGCTTCTACATCAACCTGCCGCTCGGTGCGATCGCGCTGGTCATGGTGACCGCGGTGCTGCACCTGCCGAAGAAGCGGTCGCAGACCCGGATCGACTACGTCGGCGCCGCGCTGCTCACCCTGGGCATCACCTCGCTGGTGCTGATCACCACCTGGGGCGGCACCGAGTACGACTGGCTGTCCGGCCAGATCATCGGCCTAGGCGTCCTCGGAGTGGTCGCGCTCGCCCTCTTCGTGCTCGTGGAGCGCAAGGTCAGCGAGCCGGTGCTGCCGCTGCACATCTTCCGTAACGGCAACTTCTCGCTGGTCACACTCATCGGCTTCCTGGTCGGCTTCGTGATGTTCGGGTCGATGACGTTCCTGCCGCTGTTCCAGCAGACCGTGCAGGGTGCCTCGGCCACCAACTCCGGCCTGCTGCTCCTGCCGATGCTGCTCGCGATGATGGTCGTGTCGCTGTTCGCCGGCCGGGTCACCACCCAGTCCGGCAAGTACAAGATCTTCGTCGTGGTCGGCGGCGGACTGATCACCGCGGGCCTGGCGCTGCTGTCCCTGATGGACACCGACACCACGCGCTTCACCTCGGGCGTCTACATGGCGGTGCTCGGCGCCGGTATGGGCTTCCTGATGCAGACCACGATGCTGATCGCGCAGAACAGCGTCGAGATGAAGGACATGGGCGTCGGCTCGTCCTCGGCCACCCTCTTCCGTACGATCGGCGGCTCCTTCGGCGTCGCGATCTTCGGTGCGATCTTCACCCACCAGGTGCAGTCCACGATGGTCGAGCGGATCGGCAAGGCCGGCGAGAAGATGACCAGCGGCGGGGCCCAGATGGACCCGAAGGGCCTGGCCAAGCTGCCGCCGGTGATCAAGGACGCCTACGCGCACGCGGTCGCCACCGGTACCCACCACGTCTTCCTGTGGGGCGCCGCGATCAGCATCGTCGGCTTCGCCGCGGCCTGGTTCCTCAAGGAGGTGCCGCTGCGCGGCGGCCCGGCCAAGCCCGCCGAGAGCCCGGAGGGCGGGGACGCCCCGGCGGACCGGGTGGCGGTGCCGGAGACCGTCTGACCGGCCCCGGCCGGCCTCTGACCGGCCCTCAGTTACCGGCCCCGTAGCGGCCCCCGGCTTCCCGCCGGGGGCCGCTCGGCGTGTACGGGGGAACCGCCGCGTACGGGGTGACCGCCGGGTACGCCGTGTACGGGACGGGGCCGTCGGGTGCGCCGTGTACGGGACGGGACCGGACCGGACCGCCGTGTACGGGACGGGACATGAGCCGACGGCGCCGACGGCGGGGTACCGCACCTCCGCCGGTGCCGGGCAACCTGAGCCACCGGCTCACCGGCTCACCGGCTCAGCGATCCGGAAGATGCAGAACCGGAAAGCTGCCCGTATTGGTCGGCGCGTTCTCCGGCAGCCAGAGGACGGAGACGGCACCGGTCGAGCCGTCGGTGAGTTCATCCGCGTTGCGGAAGGTGAGGCGGGCCCCCAGTACGCGGGCCTGGCCGGCCGCGATGGTCAACCCCAGGCCGTGGCCGCGGCCCGCCCGGTCGCTGCTGCCGGTGCGGAAGCGGCTGGGGCCCTCGCGCAGCAGTGCCTCGGGGAAACCCGTGCCGTGGTCGCGGACCCGCAGGACCCGTCCCTCGACGGTGACCTCGATCGGCGGCTTGCCGTGCCGGGCGGCGTTGGCGATCAGATTGCCGAGGATCCGCTCCAGCCGGCGCGGGTCCGTGGTGACCTCGGCATCCCGTACGACATCGATGGCGATGTCCGGGTCGAGGGCGCGCACCCGCCGGGTGACGAACTCGCCCAGCGCGACGTCCTGCAGCTCGGCGCGCTCCGCATGGCCGTCGAGCCGGGCCACTTCCAGCACGTCCTCGACGAGGGTGCGCAGCGCCTGCGCACGGTCGCGTACGAGTTCCGAGGGGCGGCCGGGCGGCAGCAGTTCGGCGGCGGTCAGCAGACCGGTCACCGGGGTGCGCAGCTCGTGAGCGATATCGGCGGTGACCCGCCGCTCGGCCTCGATGCGCTCCTGGAGGGCGTCCGACATGGCGTCCACGGCAAAGGCCAGATCGTCGGTCTCGTCGCGTACCCGCCCGCTGCCGACCTCGTCGCGGATCCGGACCGCGGTGTCGCCGTCGGCGAGCTTGCCGGCGGCCGCGGCCGCCTTGCGCAGCCGCTTGGAGAGCCGCCCGCCGACCAGCACCCCCAGCGCGCAGCCGCCGACCACCACCGCGGTCGAGCCGATGACCAGCGCCTGGTCGAGATCGTCGAGGACGGCGAAGCGGTCGGGGAAACGGTCGTGTACGGACAGCACCCGGCCGTTGCTGAGCGGTGAGGCCGCCCACACGTCGGGCGCGGTCTGCCCGGTGTCCTGGAGGTAGGTGGCGCGCTTGTTCTTGGCCACCTCGTCACGCAAGGCCTCCGGCAGCGCCGGGTCGTCGATCTTCGCGCCGAACTGGAGCCGGTTGGTGGAAACGAAGATCTTCTGCGTGAAGTTGAGCCGCTCGATCTGCACATCCCGGCTGTTGTCGAGCATGGAGTGCCGGGCGGCGTTGTGCACGACAAGGCTCAGCGCGATCGCGACCAGCGCTCCGACGAGTGCGATCGCGGCACTGAGCTTCCATCTCAGCCCCGTCCGCAGGGCCAGCCTGACCACCAGAGGTGTCAGCCTCTCAACTTGTATCCGAAGCCGCGGACCGTCTCGATCCGGTCCTGGCCGATCTTGCCGCGCAACCGCTGGACATGGACGTCCACCACCCGGGTGTCACCACCCCAGCCGTAGTCCCAGACCCGCTCCAGCAGCCGGTCGCGCGAGAGGACCGTACCCGGTGCGTTGGAGAACTCCAGCAGCAACCGCATCTCGGTCGGCGTCAGCGCGACGTTCTCGCCGCCCTTGCGCACCTCCATGCCCTCGGTGTCGACCTCCAGATCACCGAAGCGCAGCACCGCCTCGGCGGCGTCGGCCGGCTCCGCCGAGGCGGCACCGGCCCGGTCCGGGCCACTGGCGTGGCCGAAGCGGCGCAGCACGGCGCGGATCCGGGCGACCAGCACCGCGCCGTCGAACGGCTTGGTGACATAGTCGTCCGCGCCGGCCTCCAGACCGAGCACCACATCGATCGAGTCGGCGCGCGCCGACAGCATGATCACGGGAACCGTCGACTCGTCGCGGATCCGCCGGCACAGGCTGACCCCGTCGAGTCCCGGCACCATCACATCGAGCAGCGCGATGTCGGGGCGGTCGGCGCGGAACGCCTCCAGGCCCGCGAGCCCGTCGGGCATCGCGGTGACCGTGAATCCGTCGCGTTCCAGGGCGAGCTGGGTGGCCTCGCGGATGACGTCGTCGTCCTCGACGAAGAGCACATGGGTCTCGGCCATGCGGTTGTCTCAACCCTCCGTTCCCGTGCCGTCGTCCGGCAGGCTGCCGTCGGCGGTGGTCTTGCTGTAGTCGGTGTGATACGGGCGGCCGTGCTCCTTGAAGCGGCCGTCCGCCCAGCGGTAGCTCATCACGTCCTCGCCGGAGGGGCAGCACACCTTGTCGCCCGTGGCGTAGGTCTGCTTGGAGACCTCGAGGTCGCCCTTGTTGACCCCGGCGTAGACCGACGGCTGTTCGTTGATGTACACGGTGTCATACCCGTCCGGGGCGCCCTCGCGCCTGCGGAAGACATACGCGCCGATGCCCACGGAGTCCGCGCAGGTCATGACGTTCACGATGACGTCGGGGGCCTTGGCGCCGGTCAGCGACGCATACGTCACCTCGACCGGGTACTCGTCCGCGGCGCACGGCTTGGCCAGCGACCTCTTCACATCCGGGCCGACCTTCGGCGCGTGCTTCAACAGCTTGACGGCGTCGACCTTCTTGTACCGGGCGGTTGCGGTCGGGCTGGGGGTGGTGTGCACCGCGCCCTTGGGCGCGGGGGTGGTGCCGGCCGTCCCCTCGCTGCGCACGCCCTCGCCCCCCGGATTGCACCCGGCCAGCAAAAGGCCGACGGCGGCCACACCTGCCGTGGCCGCACCGCCTTTGGTCAACCCGCTCCTGGTCAACCTGTTCCTGGTCAATCCGCTCCTGCTCACCGTGCTGCTCGCACAGCCGCCGAACCCGCTGCTGTTCCTGAGGTGATTGTCGCGCGTCGAGCTGTGAGCCGTAAGGCGCCTGGCGTTGTGTCCGTTTTCATCAGGAAAGACGCGTTTCGTCTCGTGCGTGGCGTGATGTCGGTTGTCGTGCGTGGCGTGTTGTGGTGTGCCGTGCGCCGCCGGTCAGGCCGCGCACCGCTCCCGGCCCTGCTCGCCACGCTCCAGCATCCGCGCATCGATGTCGCGCATCTGAAGCTCCTGCCGCAGCCGGGCCAGCGCACGGTGCAGCGTGCTCTTGACCGTCCCCGTGGACATGCCCAGCGCCGCCGCGGTCTCCTCCGTGCTCATCTGCTCCCAGTGTCGCAGCACGACGACGCTGCGCTGCTTGGGAGCCAGCACCCCGAGGATGTCCATCAGCAGGGCGCGGTCGGCGCGCTGCTCGGTGCCGTCGTCCACGCTCGCGTCCGGGAGCTGCTCGGTGGGCACCTCTTCGAGCTTGCGCGCCCGCCACCACTCCGTCCGCGTGTTGATCATGACGCGGCGGAGGTAGGCGTCGGCCAGCGACTTGTCCGCGATGCCGTCCCAGCGCCCGTACGTGCGGACCAGTGCCGTCTGCAGCAGATCCTGTGCGTCGACCGGGTCGGGCACCAGGCGCCGGGCACTCCGCAGCAGGGCCTCCTGCCGCGTACGAACGTACTCTTCGAAGTCCAGTACCTTGCCGCCGCTGGTCGCCATTCCGACGCCTCCGATCCGCTTACGATTCCCCACGTTGACCGTGCTGGCGGTCATCTCCAGCACGAGGAAGACGCTACGGAGGGGGTGTTGCGGCGTAATGTGCGTCGGCCCCACAGCGAGTGCACGGAAAACCCTCGGTTGTGTAACAGCCCGCCAGGGGTCATACCTCGGACGGACGGCGGCCCGGCCCGGGTCATCCTCCGGGGGGAGAAGCACCCCCGCCGGAAGGCCTATCGGTCGAGAGGCGACGGCAATCGCGAAGGCGGAAGGTCTTCTTCCGGTCGTATCCGGTGCACTTTCCGGTCAAGTGACGCGAAAGGTGACACGGAGTCAGGCAGGGACACCGGACACCAAAGGGCGCGGCCGCCGAAGTGACCGCGCCCTCTTCTTCTCTTACAGGTAATTCCCTACAGCTGACGGCCGCGCTACGTGAGCGGCAACCGGTAGCGGCCACCGCCCAGCGGCTCCACCAAACCGTCCGAGACCAGCCCGTCCAGCGCCCGGGCCCGCTGCACCGGCTCGTCCCACACCGCGTCCAGCGCCTGCTGCGGCACCGGCGAGACCGCCTCACGCAGAACGGCGAGCAGCTTGCCGCGCACCTGTCGGTCGGTGCCGGCGTACGTCTGGGTGCGACGCGGCGGACCCTCGTGCGCCGGGGAACCGGCCTGCCGCCAGGCGCACTGCGCGGCGATCGGGCAGCGCCCGCACTCCGGTGCACGCGCCGTGCACAGCAGCGCGCCCAGCTCCATCGTGGCCGCCGCCCAGCGCGCCGCCAGCTTCTCGTCCTCGGGCAACAGCTGGCGGGCGAGTTTGCGCTCCGCCGCGGTGGTGGCGTTCGGCGGGAACTGACGGCCGGCCACCGCGCGGGCGAACACCCGGCGCACATTGGTGTCCAGCACCGCGTGCCGCTGCCCGTACGCGAAGGACGCGACCGCGGCGGCGGTGTACTCGCCGACGCCGGGCAGCGCCAGCAACTGGCCGTGCTCGCGCGGTACGTCGCCGCCGTGCCGCTCCTGTATGGCGGAGGCGGCGGCATGCAGCCGCAGGGCGCGGCGCGGATAGCCGAGCCGGCCCCAGGCCCGCACCGCCTCGCCCGGCGCCTCGGCGGCCAGGTCGGCGGGGCGCGGCCAGCGGGCCAGCCACTGCTCGTAGACCGGCAGCACTCTGCTGACCGGGGTCTGCTGCAGCATGAACTCGCTCACCATCACACCCCAGGCGCCCGCCTCGGGGCGGCGCCAGGGCAGATCGCGGGCGTGCTCGTCGAACCAGTCGGTGACCGGGCGGTGCAGCGCGGTCCCGTCGGCGGCTCCCGCGGCCGCGTCGGCGGCAGAAGCGGTCTCGGCGGCGGCGGTCGTGGCAGTGGTGGTGACAGGCGTCGAAGTCATGGCACTGCCGATCCTGGCACGTCCAAGGTCGCCCGGGAAACGTACCGGGCCCGCCCCGCCGCGCGCCCACCCGCACGCAGGACGGCCGGTTGCGCACGGTTGGCGGCTACCGGCGGTACGCAGCAACCGGGCGCCGGCCCCGGCCAAGCGGCACGCGGCGGTCCGGCACCCCACCACAATCCGACGGGAACTGATTACTCTCCGTAATCGTTGCTGGAATAATGGAGGCGCCGCAAGCGAGGATGCGGACATGGCGGAGATGAACGGTGCGGAGACGAACGGCGCGGAGACGAACGGCGCGGAGACGAACGGCGCGGGGATGAATGGCGCGGAGGGTAACGGTGCCGAGGGTACGGACGGCGGCGCGGCGGGCCTGGGCGGCGCGGCGGGGTCGGGTCGTACGCCCTGCCCGGAGGCGATCCGGCGGGCGCTGGCCGCCCATACGACGATGACGCTGGCGTACGCGGACGAGAACGGGCCGCAGGCGTGCGCGGTGCTGTACGCGACCGACGCGACTGAGGTGACCGACGCGGCCGACATGACTGACGCGATCGGCGTGACTGAGGTGACCGACACGACCGACATGACCGATGCGATCGACGGGACTGCCGCGATCGGCGCGGCGGGCGGCGAGGCGGCGGGTGCCGGGCCCGCGCTGTACTTCGTCACGGCGACCACGACGCGGCACGGCCGGGCCCTCAAGGAGCCCGGCGCACGGGTCGCGTTCACGGCGCAGCGGGACGGTCAGGAATGGAGTGCCCTGACCGGACTTCAGGGCCGGGGCCGCTGCCGCATCCTGGCCGGCGCCGAGCGGGCGGCCGGCTGGCGGATCTATCTGGAGCGCTTCCCCTTCGTGGCGGCGAGCGACCGGCTACGCGCCGCCCTGGAGCGGACCGAGCTGTGGGAGCTGCGCCCCGACTGGCTGCGGCTGATCGACAACGGACAGGGCTTCGGCCACAAGGAAGAGTGGTCGAGCCCGTGAGGTGGGGATGCCTGGGGCTGTGAAGTGGGGGTGGCCGGTCCGTGAGGTGGGGGCGCCCGGGGTTGTGAAGTGGGGGTGCTGGTGCCGTGAGGCTGGGGCGCCGGCCGTCGCGAGATGCGATTGCCCGGCTCGGTGGCGCGGGGTGTCTGACGTCGCGAGGGGGAGTACCTGGCGTCGTGAGGTGGGGATGCCCGGTGTCGTGAGGCGCGCGTGCCTGGCTCCGTGGGGGCGGACGTGCCTGGCTCCGTGGGGGCGGACGTGCCTGGCTCCGTGGGGGCGGACGTGCCTGGCTCCGTGGGGGCGGAGCGCCCCGTACGCACTCTCTCTCGCTTCGCCTTCGCTTCTCTTCTCTTCCCCTCCCCTTCGCCGGTCGCCAAGTGCGGTGTATCTGGCGAAAGTGTGGTCGGAGCGGAGCAGAACCTGACCTAACGGGGTATCAGGCCCGTTAGGGCCCGAAACGCGGCCGGGGAGCAGTCACCGGGCCGATCATGGGAAAAGTTGCAGCCGGATGCGGCGGGTACTGGCCGGTGCGGGTGCCGATCTCTCGTAGAGTTTCCGCGTGGGATCACTGCGCAATCCGATCGGGCCGCTTCCCTCCTCCATCTACTGGCGGCGGAGGGCTGTTGCGCTGGCCATCGTCGCACTGCTCGCCCTTCTGGTGGTGTGGGCCCTGAACTTGGGCGGAAGCGGCGGCAAGAGCGGCGACGAGGACAAGGGGTCGCAGGGTGACGGGCCCGCGACGTCCATCACGCCGGGGCCCTCCGCCAGCGGTCCGGTGAACGACCAAAAGCCGGGCGGGCGCGATGAGTCGGGCGGCGGGGGATCGGATTCCGGGGCCGGTTCCGGTGGCGGCTCGGGTGCCGCGGGCGGCGACGATGACGGTTCCGGTGGCGACTCGGGCGGTTCGGGTTCCGTTCCCGGCGGGCCGATCGGTCAGGGCTCGGGCAAGAATGCCGTCGCGGCTGCCTCCTCGCTCCCCAACTGCGCATCCGGTAAGGCGGAGTTGGTGCTGCGCAGCGTCAAGGATTCCTATGAGCCGGACGCCAAGCCGAAGTTCGAGCTGACGGTCAAGAACGCGGCCGGCGCTGCCTGCAAGGTGGACCTCGGGCAGAAGGCCACGGTGCTCACCATTACCGACACCGCGGGCGACGACCGGGTGTGGGCCTCGAACGACTGCCCGTCGGGCACCGCGCCCGCGCTGCTGAAGGTGCCGGCCAAGAGTTCCGTGAAGCGCACCATCGTGTGGGACCGCCGGGCCAGCGGCCCGCAGTGCGCCACTCCGAGCTCGGCCACGGTGCCGGCCGGCAAGTATCTGATCGAGGCGAAGGTGCCGGGGCTGGAAGCGGCCGATACGTCGTTCGTCCTCGCCAAGGACTGAGGCCGGGAGCGGGCGGCAGCGGCCGGGGCCACCACCTTCCAGGGGCCGTCAGACGCACGCACTCTCCGCACACCGTCGTACCTACGTACGTACGTAGGTACTTTCTGGGCCCACGCCGGACATACGCACTTTCCGGCGCGAGCCCGCCGCAAGCACTCCGACCCCGGTGCCCCGCACGTGCCTCCGGCTCCCGGCACGCACCTCCGACCCGGCACGCACCTCCGACCCGGGACGCCGCACCTGCCTCCAGCCTCCGGCCCCCGGGACGCCGCACCTGACTCACGGCCTCCGGCCCCCGGCGCGCACCCTCTCGGCGTACCTACACGTACCGCTCCAGGATCGAGGACTCCGCCAGGCGGGACAGGCCCTCGCGGACCGAGCGGGCGCGGGCCTCGCCGACGCCGTCGACCGTCTGGAGGTCGTCGACGCTGGCGGCGAGCAGCTTCTGGAGGCCGCCGAAGTGGTCGACGAGGCGGTCGATGACCGTGCCGGGCAGCCGGGGGACCTTCGCCAGCAGGCGGAAGCCG
This Streptomyces decoyicus DNA region includes the following protein-coding sequences:
- the cseB gene encoding two-component system response regulator CseB — encoded protein: MAETHVLFVEDDDVIREATQLALERDGFTVTAMPDGLAGLEAFRADRPDIALLDVMVPGLDGVSLCRRIRDESTVPVIMLSARADSIDVVLGLEAGADDYVTKPFDGAVLVARIRAVLRRFGHASGPDRAGAASAEPADAAEAVLRFGDLEVDTEGMEVRKGGENVALTPTEMRLLLEFSNAPGTVLSRDRLLERVWDYGWGGDTRVVDVHVQRLRGKIGQDRIETVRGFGYKLRG
- a CDS encoding MDR family MFS transporter → MGKSQHATPTGDGQKPATKGKPGAAQDPGAAKQPPGVRVVLFALMIAMLLAMLDNMIVGTAMPTIVGELGGMDHLSWVVTAYTLATAASTPIWGKLGDMYGRKGVFLSSIVLFLIGSALSGMAQDMGQLIGFRAVQGLGAGGLMVGVMAIIGDLIPPRERGKYQGMMAGVMAVAMIGGPLVGGSITDHLGWRWSFYINLPLGAIALVMVTAVLHLPKKRSQTRIDYVGAALLTLGITSLVLITTWGGTEYDWLSGQIIGLGVLGVVALALFVLVERKVSEPVLPLHIFRNGNFSLVTLIGFLVGFVMFGSMTFLPLFQQTVQGASATNSGLLLLPMLLAMMVVSLFAGRVTTQSGKYKIFVVVGGGLITAGLALLSLMDTDTTRFTSGVYMAVLGAGMGFLMQTTMLIAQNSVEMKDMGVGSSSATLFRTIGGSFGVAIFGAIFTHQVQSTMVERIGKAGEKMTSGGAQMDPKGLAKLPPVIKDAYAHAVATGTHHVFLWGAAISIVGFAAAWFLKEVPLRGGPAKPAESPEGGDAPADRVAVPETV
- a CDS encoding SigE family RNA polymerase sigma factor — encoded protein: MTASTVNVGNRKRIGGVGMATSGGKVLDFEEYVRTRQEALLRSARRLVPDPVDAQDLLQTALVRTYGRWDGIADKSLADAYLRRVMINTRTEWWRARKLEEVPTEQLPDASVDDGTEQRADRALLMDILGVLAPKQRSVVVLRHWEQMSTEETAAALGMSTGTVKSTLHRALARLRQELQMRDIDARMLERGEQGRERCAA
- a CDS encoding HhH-GPD family protein gives rise to the protein MTSTPVTTTATTAAAETASAADAAAGAADGTALHRPVTDWFDEHARDLPWRRPEAGAWGVMVSEFMLQQTPVSRVLPVYEQWLARWPRPADLAAEAPGEAVRAWGRLGYPRRALRLHAAASAIQERHGGDVPREHGQLLALPGVGEYTAAAVASFAYGQRHAVLDTNVRRVFARAVAGRQFPPNATTAAERKLARQLLPEDEKLAARWAAATMELGALLCTARAPECGRCPIAAQCAWRQAGSPAHEGPPRRTQTYAGTDRQVRGKLLAVLREAVSPVPQQALDAVWDEPVQRARALDGLVSDGLVEPLGGGRYRLPLT
- the cseC gene encoding two-component system sensor histidine kinase CseC, which translates into the protein MVRLALRTGLRWKLSAAIALVGALVAIALSLVVHNAARHSMLDNSRDVQIERLNFTQKIFVSTNRLQFGAKIDDPALPEALRDEVAKNKRATYLQDTGQTAPDVWAASPLSNGRVLSVHDRFPDRFAVLDDLDQALVIGSTAVVVGGCALGVLVGGRLSKRLRKAAAAAGKLADGDTAVRIRDEVGSGRVRDETDDLAFAVDAMSDALQERIEAERRVTADIAHELRTPVTGLLTAAELLPPGRPSELVRDRAQALRTLVEDVLEVARLDGHAERAELQDVALGEFVTRRVRALDPDIAIDVVRDAEVTTDPRRLERILGNLIANAARHGKPPIEVTVEGRVLRVRDHGTGFPEALLREGPSRFRTGSSDRAGRGHGLGLTIAAGQARVLGARLTFRNADELTDGSTGAVSVLWLPENAPTNTGSFPVLHLPDR